The following coding sequences lie in one Lolium perenne isolate Kyuss_39 chromosome 2, Kyuss_2.0, whole genome shotgun sequence genomic window:
- the LOC139835944 gene encoding UNC93-like protein 1: MHLDGKFANPIDFKETHRYAGPFLLYFCYGLLNAMFQSLIYWIIGALANDSQILSRYVGFYKGVHSAGAAVAWQVDTHKTSLLSQLIVNWGLTTISYPLLAVLVFFAVKDEDYSVSSVEDGKEKQMKMAAPSSLH, translated from the exons CATCGATTTCAAGGAAACCCACCGCTACGCCGGGCCTTTCCTCCTCTACTTCTGCTACGGGTTGCTCAACGCCATGTTCCAGAGCCTCATCTACTGGATCATTGGCGCGCTCGCCAACGACTCGCAGATCCTCTCTAG ATATGTTGGTTTCTACAAGGGGGTGCATAGTGCAGGGGCAGCCGTGGCATGGCAAGTCGATACCCACAAGACATCCCTGTTGTCGCAGCTGATCGTGAACTGGGGGCTGACCACCATCAGCTACCCGCTGCTCGCGGTCTTGGTGTTCTTCGCCGTGAAGGACGAGGACTACTCGGTGTCCTCCGTCGAGGATGGCAAAGAGAAACAGATGAAGATGGCCGCTCCGTCAAGTTTGCACTGA